One region of Choristoneura fumiferana chromosome 3, NRCan_CFum_1, whole genome shotgun sequence genomic DNA includes:
- the ND-51 gene encoding NADH dehydrogenase (ubiquinone) 51 kDa subunit — protein MAGALTRIIQGTKSQLGVVGPLVSVNNVPVRFQQTQTPPPAKAKYGPLADADRVFTNLYGRHDWRLKGALCRGDWYMTKEIIQKGTDWIVNEMKTSGLRGRGGAGFPTGMKWSFMNKPDDGRPRYLVVNADEGEPGTCKDREIMRHDPHKLVEGCLIAGAAMGAKAAYIYIRGEFYNEASNLQVAIAEAYQAGLLGKNACNSGYDFDVFVHRGAGAYICGEETALIESIEGKQGKPRLKPPFPADIGLFGCPTTVNNVETIAVAPTILRRGGAWFASFGRARNSGTKLFNISGHVNTPCTVEEEMSITLKELLERHAGGILGGWDNLLAVIPGGSSTPLIPKDVCETAIMDFDGLVAAQTSLGTAAIIVMNKSTDIVKAIARLIMFYKHESCGQCTPCREGVGWMNKIMYRFVDGNASPKEIDMLWEISKQIEGHTICALGDGAAWPVQGLIRHFRPELEQRMARYAQMNGPSKAERTY, from the exons ATGGCTGGTGCGCTAACGCGAATAATTCAGGGGACGAAGTCTCAATTGG GCGTTGTTGGGCCGTTGGTGAGCGTCAACAATGTGCCCGTGCGGTTCCAGCAGACGCAGACGCCGCCTCCGGCAAAGGCCAAGTACGGGCCCTTGGCAGACGCCGATAGAGTGTTTACGAACTTGTACGGCAGACACGACTGGAGGCTGAAGGGGGCACTGTGCCGCGGCGACTGGTATATGACCAAGGAGATTATCCAGAAGGGCACTGACTGGATTGTTA ACGAAATGAAGACTTCTGGTCTCCGTGGCCGTGGCGGTGCTGGTTTCCCAACTGGTATGAAGTGGTCATTCATGAACAAGCCAGATGATGGCCGTCCAAGATACCTCGTAGTGAATGCTGATGAGGGAGAGCCTGGCACCTGCAAAGACAGGGAGATCATGCGGCACGACCCTCACAAGCTTGTAGAGGGGTGTTTGATTGCTGGAGCTGCTATGGGCGCTAAGGCAGCATACATTTACATCAGAGGAGAGTTCTACAACGAAGCAAGCAACCTTCAAGTGGCAATTGCAGAG GCCTACCAAGCAGGCTTACTCGGCAAGAATGCGTGTAACTCTGGCTACGACTTCGACGTGTTCGTGCACCGCGGGGCTGGCGCCTACATCTGCGGGGAGGAGACAGCCCTCATCGAGTCCATCGAGGGCAAGCAGGGCAAGCCGAGGCTGAAGCCTCCATTCCCCGCTGACATTGGGCTGTTCGGGTGCCCCACTACCGTGAACAATGTGGAGACCATCGCTGTTGCACCG acAATCCTTCGCCGCGGCGGCGCCTGGTTTGCTTCATTCGGCCGCGCCCGTAACTCGGGCACCAAGCTGTTCAACATCTCGGGCCACGTCAACACTCCTTGCACGGTTGAAGAAGAAATGAGCATTACGCTCAAAGAACTGCTAGAGCGGCACGCGGGCGGCATCCTAGGGGGGTGGGATAACCTGCTGGCGGTCATCCCGGGGGGGTCCTCGACGCCGCTTATACCTAAAGA CGTATGCGAGACGGCCATAATGGATTTCGACGGGCTCGTGGCAGCGCAAACGTCCCTCGGGACAGCGGCCATCATCGTAATGAACAAGTCCACGGACATCGTCAAGGCGATCGCTCGCCTCATCATGTTCTACAAGCACGAGTCGTGCGGACAGTGCACGCCGTGCCGCGAGGGCGTCGGCTGGATGAACAAGATTATGTACAG ATTCGTTGATGGCAACGCGTCACCTAAAGAGATCGACATGTTGTGGGAGATTTCCAAACAAATCGAAG GTCACACAATATGCGCGTTAGGCGACGGCGCGGCGTGGCCGGTTCAAGGCCTCATCCGCCATTTCCGGCCCGAACTAGAGCAGAGGATGGCCCGCTACGCCCAAATGAACGGGCCGAGCAAAGCTGAGCGCACATACTAA
- the LOC141426415 gene encoding LOW QUALITY PROTEIN: beta-lactamase-like protein 2 homolog (The sequence of the model RefSeq protein was modified relative to this genomic sequence to represent the inferred CDS: deleted 1 base in 1 codon), whose protein sequence is MVYISKVVAAMASIPAVSTLSNRVIRVLGCNPGPMTLQGTNTYLIGTGRNRILLDTGDKDVKEYQTNLANVLKSNQVNIEHILVTHWHHDHIGGVENLHGSIANQAKIWKHKRSPEDSPDNKLPQSIPINWLTDGQEITVEGATIKIHHTPGHTTDHVIATLAEDNVLFSGDCILGEGTAVFEDLFTYMQSLQKILDLKPGVIYPGHGNVVDDPIKKIEYYIAHRNQREKQILDTLKANAGKKLTEMDLVKIIYTEIPEHLWPAAAYNVNHHLTKLTKENKIKCVMVEGENRWQYDGTCECSSNL, encoded by the exons ATGGTGTATATTA GCAAAGTTGTAGCAGCGATGGCTTCAATCCCAGCCGTCTCAACGCTTTCCAATCGCGTCATAAGGGTCCTTGGCTGCAATCCGGGACCCATGACACTACAAGGTACCAATACATACCTTATTGGCACAGGAAGAAA CCGGATCCTGCTGGACACAGGAGATAAGGATGTTAAGGAATACCAAACAAATCTAGCCAATgttttaaaatcaaatcaaGTGAACATAGAACACATTCTGGTGACACACTGGCACCATGACCACATTGGAGGGGTTGAAAACTTACATGGCTCTATTgcta ATCAGGCTAAAATCTGGAAGCACAAAAGATCTCCAGAAGACAGCCCTGACAACAAACTACCACAGTCTATACCTATAAACTGGCTAACAGATGGACAAGAGATTACAGTAGAGGGTGCAACCATCAAGATTCACCATACACCAGGCCACACCACTGACCATGTCATTGCCACATTGGCAGAAGACAATGTTTTGTTCTCTGGAGACTGCATATTGGGTGAGGGCACTGCGGTGTTCGAAGACCTGTTTACATATATGCAGAGTTTGCAGAAAATCTTGGATTTAAAGCCTGGAGTTATTTATccaggccatggaaatgttgttGAT GATCCAATAAAGAAGATAGAATACTACATAGCACACAGGAACCAAAGAGAAAAACAGATACTGGACACACTAAAAGCAAATGCAGGAAAAAAGCTGACCGAAATGGACCTAGTAAAGATTATT TACACTGAAATACCAGAACATCTGTGGCCCGCGGCCGCTTATAACGTTAATCATCATTTAACTAAGCTTACTAAggagaataaaattaaatgtgtgaTGGTAGAGGGAGAGAATAGATGGCAGTATGATGGTACTTGTGAGTGCTCGAGCAATTTGTAA
- the mRNA-cap gene encoding RNA guanylyltransferase and 5'-phosphatase mRNA capping enzyme — protein sequence MSYRDSGPIPNRWLKCPRKASGLVAGKFLAFKTPLGHQFNDKVPEENRFTPSMLFVYMKSLKVKLGMWVDLTNTTRFYDKTEIENMDCKYVKMQCRGHGETPSLDQTRLFIQLVVKFLAQNPLEVIGVHCTHGFNRTGFLLVSYMVEQLDCSVEAAIIEFAKMRPPGIYKQDYLQELYRRYDDVEYTPAAPMKPDWCDEEDETEDFDDSTPSNSQSTSSQNAPSGPKPKKGRKETTMKKTVFMPGVRGVEPFNEQPRLLEVQQKAQEFCEWPKTGFPGSQPVSMDVTNLRKLHEKPYRVSWKADGVRYMMLIDGEGEVYMIDRDNCVFKVFGLRFVNRKDLRQHLRDTLLDGEMVIDKVEGEEIPRYLCYDIIRFEGQDVSKKAFFPMRMDYIEHEIINPRLKAINKRLIHREREPFRVRLKQFYEVRMAHQLLGEKFAKTLSHEPDGLIFQPSKEPYVPGPCEDVLKWKPSNMNSVDFRLKIVMEGGQGIVPKKVGHLFVGQLEPPFANMKVTKDIKHLNNKIIECTFENNQWVFMRERTDKSYPNSYNTAKSVCESIRDPVTKERLLDFIDNHRFIDDSDLMPMPKMVRR from the exons ATGTCGTACAGGGACTCTGGCCCGATACCGAATCGGTGGCTGAAATGCCCTCGCAAAGCTTCAGGTCTGGTTGCTGGCAAGTTCTTGGCTTTCAAGACTCCGTTGGGTCACCAGTTCAATGACAAAGTGCCTGAGGAAAACCGCTTTACGCCGTCCATGCTCTTTGTGTACATGAAAAGTTTGAAA GTTAAACTCGGAATGTGGGTGGACCTCACAAACACAACAAGATTCTATGACAAGACAGAGATTGAAAATATGGATTGTAAATATGTTAAGATGCAGTGTCGCGGGCACGGTGAGACACCTTCACTGGATCAGACCAG GCTATTCATCCAGCTAGTGGTCAAGTTCCTAGCGCAGAACCCGTTAGAGGTGATTGGTGTACACTGCACCCACGGGTTCAACCGCACCGGCTTTCTACTTGTCTCGTACATGGTTGAACAACTCGATTGTAGCGTCGAGGCTGCTATCATCGAATTCGCCAAAATGAG ACCACCAGGCATATACAAGCAGGACTACCTACAGGAGTTGTACCGGCGTTACGACGACGTCGAGTACACCCCCGCGGCGCCCATGAAACCGGACTGGTGTGATG aagaaGATGAGACGGAAGATTTCGATGACAGCACTCCCAGCAACTCACAGTCCACCTCCTCACAAAACGCTCCCTCAGG CCCCAAACCCAAAAAAGGGCGCAAAGAGACAACAATGAAGAAAACAGTATTCATGCCGGGGGTCCGCGGAGTGGAGCCGTTCAACGAGCAACCCCGGCTGTTGGAAGTGCAGCAGAAGGCCCAGGAGTTCTGCGAGTGGCCGAAGACCGGGTTCCCGGGGTCGCAGCCGGTTTCCATGGACGTCACCAATCTGAGGAAGCTGCACGAGAAGCCCTACAGGGTGTCGTGGAAGGCTGATGGTGTCAG ATATATGATGCTCATCGACGGAGAGGGAGAGGTGTACATGATAGACAGAGACAACTGCGTGTTCAAAGTGTTCGGGCTGCGGTTTGTCAACAGGAAAGATCTGAGACAACACCTGAGGGATACTCTATTAGACGGC GAAATGGTAATAGACAAAGTGGAAGGTGAAGAAATACCAAGATATCTGTGTTACGACATAATAAGGTTCGAGGGTCAGGACGTGTCCAAAAAGGCCTTCTTCCCAATGAGAATGGACTATATAGAACATGAAATTATTAATCCTAG GTTAAAAGCAATAAACAAGAGGTTAATACATCGCGAACGCGAGCCGTTCCGCGTCAGGTTGAAACAGTTCTACGAGGTGCGAATGGCGCATCAGCTGTTAGGAGAGAAATTCGCCAAAACACTGTCGCACGAGCCCGATGGTTTGATATTTCAGCCATCGAAGGAG CCTTACGTTCCTGGACCATGTGAGGACGTACTAAAATGGAAGCCAAGCAACATGAACAGTGTTGATTTCAGACTCAAAATAGTCATGGAAGGGGGCCAAGG TATCGTACCGAAAAAAGTCGGCCACCTCTTCGTGGGTCAATTGGAGCCGCCGTTCGCAAACATGAAGGTCACGAAAGACATCAAACACCTGAACAACAAGATAATCGAGTGCACGTTTGAAAACAACCAATGGGTGTTCATGAGGGAGCGGACTGACAAGTCCTACCCTAATAGCTATAACACAGCCAAAT cgGTATGCGAAAGTATACGAGACCCCGTCACAAAGGAGCGGCTACTAGACTTCATCGACAACCACAGATTCATAGACGACTCGGATTTGATGCCGATGCCCAAAATGGTCCGGCGATAG